The following DNA comes from Candidatus Methylacidiphilales bacterium.
GCACCGACAAACGGCGGCAGGATGAGCGGCAGCAGCAGGAGGCGGCTTAGGATTTGTTTCCCGGGAAATATGCGGCGGGTAAAAACCCAGGCCAGGGGTATCGAAAGCAGGAGGCAAAAAAGAGTGGTCCAAACGGCAAGCAGCAGGCTGTTGATGAAGCATTCCCGGTAAAACGGGTTTTCAAAAATAATCAGAAAGTATTGCAGGGAAAAGTGGCGAAGAGTGTGGCCCTGGAATTGGGTTTCGACGTAAAAAGCGCCGCCCAGCAAGGTGAACAGCGGGTACAAAAGAAACAAGGCGAAGAAGAAGGCCAGAAAAATTAGAAGAAACTTTTTCATTTCTCACACCTTGAAGCGCAAAATATTTTCTTTCCGGATCTGGATTTTAATGGTTGTGCCAGCCCGGAAATATTCCGGAAGCCAGGCCTTGATTTCCCCGCCATGCGCGGTTTTCAACACCATTTCGTTTCTGCTCCCGAGACAGGAGGACGTGACGACCGTCACCGGGATGCCGCGCGGGGATGTTTCGACTTTCTCCGGACGGAAGGCCAACTGTTCCTTGCCACGGGAACCAAGCTTCAAGGCGAGAAGCGAGGTTGGCGGAAGGATGTTGATCTCGCCGATGAACGAGGCGACAAACGGGTTAACCGGTTTGTTGTAAATTTCGTAAGGTGTTCCGACTTGCTGGATTTGACCCGCGTTCATGACGGCGATCCGGTCCGCCATGGCGAGGGCTTCCTCCTGGTCGTGCGTGACATAGACGCTCGTCGTCTTTAGTCCGGCGTGCAGCTTTTTGATTTCGCCCCGGATTTCGAGGCGGAGCTTGGCGTCGAGATTGGAGAGAGGCTCATCGAAAAGCAGGAGTTGGGGATCCACGACGATGGCGCGGGCGAGGGCGACGCGCTGTTGTTGTCCTCCGGACAGGGAGGCGGGTTTGCGTTCGGACAGATGCAGCATTTTGATTTTATCCAGAGTGGCTTCAACGCGTGACCGGATCGTGGCTTCGGGCAGCTTGCGCACGCGCAAGCCATAGGCGACATTTTCAAACACCGTCATGTGCGGCCAGATTGCGTAGTTTTGAAAAACGAGGGCCGTGTTCCGGTCTTGTGGAGGGACATTGTTGACTGTGCGTGTGTCGAACCAGATCGAGCCTTCATCCGGATCGCAAAAGCCCGCGAGCATGCGGAGGATGGTGGTTTTTCCGCAGCCGGAGGGTCCAAGCAAAAAGAACAGTTCGCCGGAGGCGATTTCCAGATCGATATGATCCACGACAAGGGTGGAATCAAAACGCTTGGTGATGTTTTTCAGGATGAGGTCCATAAGAATGCTATCAGCTATTGGCTGTCGGCTCTCAGCTTTTTGAAATCCTGCATAAAATGGGTCTATTGCTTGATAGCTGATAGCCGAGAGCTGTCAGCAGAGAGCTTTTTCGCTTCTTTTTCAATCGTACAGTATCTGTCCACCGCCCGTTCCATCCAGTCGTTGGCCAGGCGGCGGGCGCGAACCGGGTCCTCGCGCCAGAAATTCGAGAATTCAGCAGCTTCGGCTTCCGACACGAGCGGTTCGGAAAACTTTTTTAGAAGAGGGCCGCGTTTGTTTTCAGGGACCCGGCAAAGGGCCTGCCATGCGGAGCGGAGGCGGGAATGGACGTCGATGATGCTTTGTCCGATCAGGTCGTTCAGCACGCCCCAGCGTTTCGCGCCTTTGATGGTTTGGTATCGGAAGGGGTAATTGATTTTGAATGGGTTGAGCGGCACGAGCAAACCGCCGAGATCCTGTTCATAAAACGAGGGCCAGACTCCCATGCGTGAAATGTTGAATTTGGCCGGACCGCCGGGGGAGCCGGTGGGTTTCATCCAGAGGGACTGCCCTTTTTCTGACATAACAAAAGCGATAAAGTCCCTTGCGGCATCGGGGTTGGGAGCGCCTTTCAGGAGGGCGATGCAATCGGGATTGATGACGGAGAGGCCGGGTGGGATTTTGAATTCGACATTTTCCTTTCCGAGCCAGGCTTGTTGGGTCATGCCGTTGATGTCGATCGTAATGGCGTAGGCGGCGTCGCCGGTGGAGACTTCCTTCGTTGGAGCGGAACTGTTTTGGAGAAAAGACCTGACATTGCCGCTCATTTGATAAATCACCGCCCAACCCTTTTCCCAGCCATAGGCCTGGAGGATGATTTCATAAATCATGTGGATGGCGCCGCTTTTGCGCGGATCGCTGGAGCTGACCCAGCCCATTAATTCCGGACGGCAGAGGTCTTCCCAGGTGCTGACTGCGGGCAATCCCGTAAGGGCGACGACCCGCTTGTTTTCAAGGATGCCGAAGGAAGACAGCGCGGCACCATAGAAAGTGTAATCGGGATCGATGATCGGGAATCCGCCGACTGAGGGCGGGATGTTTTTGAGGATCTCTTCGGGAAGCCGGCAGGAATCAAGATGTCCCTTGGCTTTTTGGCTCTCGTAGGGATCCAGGCCGCCGCCGAAGAAGATATCGACCTGGGCAGAACCGGGCGTGGCTTTGAAGCTGGCGTCGATGACCTTTTCGATTTGCGAAGTGCCGCCGAGGTCGCGCCAGCGCACTTTGATGGGATGTCCTGTGCGGGACTGATAATCCCGTTCAAAGGCATGTCCGAATTCCTCGCGGACGCCCTCCCAGTGGGGGGAGACGATGATGAGTTCGTTTTCGGCATGGCAGGGCGTAGCCGCAATCAGGAGGAGAAGGATTGCGGTAAGGCTGAAAGCTGGAGTATGCCGGGCCAGTGACATCGTCTTGGTTGTTTTGCGGATGATGTGGGAAGTGAAGGGGGAAATCACTCTTTTTAACCACGGGTTTGATTGGACGTGGAGCGGGGCCAGGATTTTGGAGTGCGTCCGCCACGGCGGACGCTTTGCATCAAAAACATGTCGCCCGTAATAAAAGCGGCGTCGTGTCGCCGCAGTCCAAAATCGCCATGAGGCGATCCATCTCCGCAGCTGCGGTTTGTTAATTGCTGCGCTGCCTGGCGGTGACCGCGTATGTGACAAAGCTTCCGGCCGCGATGGCAATGCAGTAGGGCAGGCGGATGAAGACGGGCCCTTGTGCCGACCACCAATCGAGCATGACCCGCGCACGGTCAACGCCCATGAATGCTGTTGCCACGCCAACCACAAAAATCAGGGCGCCAAGAACACGCAGTGCATTTGGCGCGCGCGAGGTCGGCGCGGCTAGAATGAGGACGAGACCAATGCCGATGCGCAGAGCGGCTACGGCATGGAGCCTCGTGGGTGTGAGCAGATGATGGCCTATGGTCATAATATACATGGGCCGCAACACGCCCGCGATTCCGATGCAGATGAGAAGAATGCCAATCAACAATGCGGGTTTTTTCATTTGTGTTTTCCCTTTTTGGAGGCGGTTACAGTTTCTTTTTTGTTAATGGCAGGTATTGACTCTTGCTCATCATCCCCAGCATAAATGTCCAAACCGATCTCTATGCCTCGCATGCCCAATGCGGCAAGTGATTGCGAGGAAATCGTGAGCCCCTCATTTCCGCTACCCATGAACAATCCGCAAAACAAATCAACCTCAAACCTTTCGGTGATGTTTCGCCAAACTGCAAGATCGGTTGTCATTCGACTCAATATCTCATTAATCTGATCGTCCATGTCCTCAGGTTCACGGTCAGATGCGCAGAGTCGCCACATGCCGCTTTTCGCAATCCTTACTTTGCCAGTCTTAAGGCCTATAAGTTCCTGTCCTTTCGTTTGGCTGTTGGTAGGTGAAACTCCAAGCAGTCTCGTAATCTCATCCGGAACGAGGAGATCGCCAGCGATGCGCAGCGTTACGATGGACTTATGCAACCGGGCCATGTGAGAGTACCTAAAATGGAGTATGGAACAAATCCCGTGTAGAAGAGTGATTCTATAGCAGAGAAGGCGATTCGATCACAATAAAATCCGAGGTGAACTCTTCCATTCCCTTTTTGCGACTCTTGCGCTTTTTCGCGGCCAATCCAACCCCCTTTGTTCGCGTGAATCTGTAATGCTACCTATACGGCTTCTGCCTTGTTAGGGGTATGGATGAAAGATGGAGGGACGACCTCCGTGTCGTCCCATTTAAAGCAAAGGAATGTCGCAGGCGGGACGCCTGCGACTGCGGGCAGGATGCCCGCGCTCCGGGTAATAAAAGACAGCGTCGTGCTGACGCAGTCCAAATTCAGATCAACCGACGAACTTTTTGATTCGCGCGATCCCCTGCTCGATGTTTTCCATGCTGGTGGCGTAGGAAATGCGGATGGTCTTGTCGTCGCCGAAGGCGAGGCCGGGGACCACGGCCACTTTTTCTTTTTCGAGCAGTTTTTCGGAAAACTCGACCGAGTTGAGGCCGGTGGCCGAGATGTCGATGAGGAAATAAAACGCGCCCATCGGTTTGACATACTTGAGCTTGGGAATTTGATCGAGCAGCTCGATCACGCGGTGGCGGCGTTTGGTGTATTCGGCCAGCATTTCTTCGACGCAATCCTGCGGGCCTTTGTAGGCGGCAAGAGCGCCCTTTTGGGCAAACGAAGTCGCATTGGAAGTGGAATGGCTTTGGAGGGAGTCAATGGCTTTGGCCACGTTCTTCGGCGCGGCCACATAACCCAGGCGCCAGCCGGTCATCGCGTAGGGCTTGCTGAAACCGTTGATGGTGAGGGTTTGCTCGTACACTTCCTTGCTGAAGCTGGCGATGGAAACATGTTTCGCCCCGTCATAGACCAATTTCTCGTAAATTTCATCCGAGAGGATGTAGATGTCGTCGTCGAGGGCGACCTCAGCCAGCGCGGCCAGTTCGTTGTCGGTATAAACCGTGCCGGTGGGGTTGCCGGGGGTGTTGAGGATCACGATTTTGGTCAGAGGGCTGGTGTATTCCTGGAAAAGTTCCGGGGTGAGTTTGTATCCGTTGCTTGCGGAGGTTGGGACAATGACAGGTGATCCGCCTGCCAGCTTGACCATTTCCGGGTAACTGACCCAGTAAGGGGCCGGGATCAGAACTTCGTCGCCGGGATTCAGTACGGCCAGCAACGCATTGTAGCAGGCGTGTTTGGCGCCGCAGGTGACGATAATCTGGCTCGGTTCGTAATCCAGGCCATTGTCAGCCTTCAGTTTTTCGCTGATGGCGGTGCGCAGTTCGGGAATACCGGAGGAAGGGGTGTATTTGGTAAAGCCCGCATCCAACGAGCCCATGGCGGCGGCTTTGATGTGTTCGGGGGTGTCGAAATCGGGTTCTCCGGCGCCAAAGCCGATCACATCCACGCCTTCGGCTTTCAGTGCTTTCGCCTTGGAATCCACCGCAAGGGTCAGAGAAGGCGTCAATTGATTAACTCGTTCTGAGGTTTCCATAGGGGGCAAAACTTAGACAACGATTTGGGATGAGGCGAGCCCTATTTGCGGAAATTCGCAGAGTTCGCGGGGTTGCCCTTGCTGACTT
Coding sequences within:
- a CDS encoding extracellular solute-binding protein — its product is MISPFTSHIIRKTTKTMSLARHTPAFSLTAILLLLIAATPCHAENELIIVSPHWEGVREEFGHAFERDYQSRTGHPIKVRWRDLGGTSQIEKVIDASFKATPGSAQVDIFFGGGLDPYESQKAKGHLDSCRLPEEILKNIPPSVGGFPIIDPDYTFYGAALSSFGILENKRVVALTGLPAVSTWEDLCRPELMGWVSSSDPRKSGAIHMIYEIILQAYGWEKGWAVIYQMSGNVRSFLQNSSAPTKEVSTGDAAYAITIDINGMTQQAWLGKENVEFKIPPGLSVINPDCIALLKGAPNPDAARDFIAFVMSEKGQSLWMKPTGSPGGPAKFNISRMGVWPSFYEQDLGGLLVPLNPFKINYPFRYQTIKGAKRWGVLNDLIGQSIIDVHSRLRSAWQALCRVPENKRGPLLKKFSEPLVSEAEAAEFSNFWREDPVRARRLANDWMERAVDRYCTIEKEAKKLSADSSRLSAIKQ
- a CDS encoding pyridoxal phosphate-dependent aminotransferase, producing the protein METSERVNQLTPSLTLAVDSKAKALKAEGVDVIGFGAGEPDFDTPEHIKAAAMGSLDAGFTKYTPSSGIPELRTAISEKLKADNGLDYEPSQIIVTCGAKHACYNALLAVLNPGDEVLIPAPYWVSYPEMVKLAGGSPVIVPTSASNGYKLTPELFQEYTSPLTKIVILNTPGNPTGTVYTDNELAALAEVALDDDIYILSDEIYEKLVYDGAKHVSIASFSKEVYEQTLTINGFSKPYAMTGWRLGYVAAPKNVAKAIDSLQSHSTSNATSFAQKGALAAYKGPQDCVEEMLAEYTKRRHRVIELLDQIPKLKYVKPMGAFYFLIDISATGLNSVEFSEKLLEKEKVAVVPGLAFGDDKTIRISYATSMENIEQGIARIKKFVG
- a CDS encoding ABC transporter ATP-binding protein; the encoded protein is MDLILKNITKRFDSTLVVDHIDLEIASGELFFLLGPSGCGKTTILRMLAGFCDPDEGSIWFDTRTVNNVPPQDRNTALVFQNYAIWPHMTVFENVAYGLRVRKLPEATIRSRVEATLDKIKMLHLSERKPASLSGGQQQRVALARAIVVDPQLLLFDEPLSNLDAKLRLEIRGEIKKLHAGLKTTSVYVTHDQEEALAMADRIAVMNAGQIQQVGTPYEIYNKPVNPFVASFIGEINILPPTSLLALKLGSRGKEQLAFRPEKVETSPRGIPVTVVTSSCLGSRNEMVLKTAHGGEIKAWLPEYFRAGTTIKIQIRKENILRFKV
- a CDS encoding DUF4279 domain-containing protein, whose amino-acid sequence is MARLHKSIVTLRIAGDLLVPDEITRLLGVSPTNSQTKGQELIGLKTGKVRIAKSGMWRLCASDREPEDMDDQINEILSRMTTDLAVWRNITERFEVDLFCGLFMGSGNEGLTISSQSLAALGMRGIEIGLDIYAGDDEQESIPAINKKETVTASKKGKHK